A section of the Paenibacillus odorifer genome encodes:
- a CDS encoding dihydrofolate reductase family protein, whose product MEENFTLGNKLELEQSNTSSIPRTEFIAQNDASTYAVAVDPSGKLGWTKNYISEGSHNRTEHHIIEVLTEQVSDAYLAYLKNLGISYIFGGKERLNFSVVVRKLKQLFSIDELMLEGGGVLNGSFLNENLIDELSLVIVPIVDGASNSVTIFEMDASMKQQTPANFSLKSVEKLADDGLWLKYVTRRD is encoded by the coding sequence ATGGAGGAAAATTTTACGTTAGGCAATAAATTAGAATTAGAGCAGAGTAACACTTCAAGCATTCCTAGAACAGAATTTATCGCTCAAAATGATGCCTCAACATATGCAGTAGCTGTAGATCCCTCGGGAAAACTGGGCTGGACCAAAAACTACATTTCAGAAGGAAGTCACAATAGAACAGAGCATCATATCATTGAAGTGCTTACAGAACAGGTATCTGATGCTTATCTAGCTTATCTGAAAAATCTAGGAATCTCATATATATTCGGTGGAAAAGAACGATTGAATTTTTCTGTAGTCGTGAGAAAGCTGAAACAATTATTCTCAATCGATGAATTGATGCTGGAGGGTGGGGGCGTTTTAAACGGCTCTTTCCTGAACGAAAACTTAATTGATGAGTTAAGCTTGGTTATTGTTCCCATCGTAGATGGTGCCTCTAATTCTGTGACCATATTTGAAATGGATGCATCTATGAAACAACAGACCCCAGCAAATTTCAGCTTAAAAAGTGTAGAAAAACTTGCGGATGATGGGCTATGGTTGAAGTATGTAACACGGCGTGATTAA
- a CDS encoding glycosyltransferase family 61 protein: protein MMLFSAQGVPPQGYYQSIWDFTSHNENSTKEAGSVVPFDFGRAAEFRAPKSIETSIAPALTPYCLEPFGGYVATISRGKVWGESGALLTPEGKLIFDLSQEYDAEQYRMLEADEHPVFHRWNDPQLQHFAGTAAVLTFCGAHNYFHWMYDVLPRLAMLQSSGITYSTIIMNPNPYGPFVEQTWAMLGISESLVIRTNSEAYVQADQLLVPSLMMNSHYPPWTTDTLRRFLLPHRETTLVTPERIYISRKKASSRRLVNEDDVIRCLEKFNIVPICLEDWTVAQQIQLFASAKVIVGPHGAGLANLAFCQPGTQVIEIFHAQHVVPTYWMISNHNNLEYYMVYGQGVADPAIRFPGLEDIYVNVDRLKQTMHLAGFE, encoded by the coding sequence ATGATGTTATTTTCTGCACAAGGGGTACCACCCCAAGGATATTACCAAAGCATCTGGGACTTTACTTCCCACAACGAAAACAGTACAAAGGAAGCTGGGAGTGTCGTTCCTTTTGACTTCGGACGGGCGGCTGAGTTCAGAGCGCCCAAAAGCATTGAAACGAGTATTGCTCCAGCACTAACACCTTATTGTTTAGAGCCCTTTGGCGGATACGTAGCCACCATTTCCAGAGGGAAGGTATGGGGAGAATCTGGTGCCCTTCTAACACCAGAAGGGAAATTGATCTTTGATCTTTCCCAAGAATATGATGCCGAACAATACAGGATGCTTGAAGCAGATGAGCACCCTGTGTTTCACCGGTGGAACGATCCTCAGCTTCAACATTTTGCCGGGACCGCGGCGGTGTTAACATTTTGCGGAGCCCATAACTATTTTCATTGGATGTATGATGTGCTTCCTAGATTAGCGATGCTTCAATCGAGCGGAATCACTTACTCCACTATTATCATGAATCCAAATCCGTATGGACCCTTTGTGGAACAAACGTGGGCCATGCTTGGGATATCCGAGTCATTGGTGATCCGGACGAATTCAGAAGCATATGTTCAGGCTGACCAGCTACTTGTCCCTTCCTTAATGATGAATTCACATTATCCTCCTTGGACCACGGATACACTGCGGAGATTTTTGTTACCGCATAGAGAAACAACACTAGTCACTCCAGAACGAATTTATATCTCACGAAAAAAAGCAAGCTCAAGAAGGTTGGTTAATGAAGATGATGTCATCCGCTGCCTAGAGAAATTTAATATCGTACCGATTTGTCTAGAGGACTGGACGGTTGCCCAGCAAATCCAATTATTCGCCTCAGCAAAAGTAATTGTAGGTCCACATGGTGCTGGACTCGCTAATTTGGCTTTTTGCCAGCCTGGAACACAGGTCATTGAAATTTTCCATGCCCAGCATGTTGTTCCAACCTATTGGATGATCAGCAACCATAATAATCTCGAATATTATATGGTGTACGGGCAAGGTGTAGCAGATCCTGCGATTCGTTTTCCAGGACTGGAGGACATCTATGTGAACGTAGATCGTCTGAAACAAACGATGCATCTGGCAGGCTTCGAATGA